The sequence TTGGAATGCCTGATCTCTCTTAAAGCTAAAAACATAAAACCACTCCTCCAAATTTCTGTATAACCACAGTTTAGAAGGCGAACATGAACGGAGTATGAATAATGAATTACAAAAGATAGCTCCTTTTAAATTCATCAATGTTATACTATTAGTTAAACGGAACATTAGAGAACATTCAGTGTTCGATAATCTAATTCATGCCCGCTAATACTCTGATTAGTGGGTATTTTATGTTGTTACTTATTAATAACTCAACTTTCGCAGCTCAAATCTTTAAACAAACCCTTGATATAGCTGGGCAAGCTAGCAATCCAATCTTGTAGTTGACAAAGAACAGACGTTTTGTTCTGCTTTGTCTTCGCTTGAGCCATTTCGAGAAATAAAACCATGAGTTGCTGAAGTGCGGTCTGGAAGTCCAAATCACGGACTTCATCGGCAAATAGAAAGAAGAGTCCACCGAGAGTTCGGTCATCATTAGTTTGCCGTCTTTCATATTCCATCGCCAAATAGCGGCTAAATACAATAGTAGTGTGGCTAATCAGTTGGTCAAACGAACGACCTTGAAACTCTGTCCCTAGTTTCAAATAGCTTTTAGTCACTTTGAAAAAGGTCTCTATACTCCAGCGCATTCCGTAAATCCGTACAATTTCAGCAGAATCCAGGGCTACATCTGTACTCAAAATAGCAAGCCATTCCCGTCGTTTGTTCCGGTTTCGTACGAAAACGAGTTTTACAGGCAGACCGCAGGTTGTTTGGACAATCACAGAACCCTTAATGTCCGAGTCCTTCGATTGGGGAAGACTTTGAAAGACTTCACGTAACGTTAAACGCTGTCCCTGAACGAGATATCGCTGCTTCATTTCCTTCACCATCCCAATCACGGAAAGACCTTTATCGGTCAACTGACGAAGGAGTGGAGCCTGAGTGAACCAACTGTCCATTAGCACATAGTCGGCGGTGAATCCAGCAGTTAAAGCCCGGTCTAGCAGGGCGACGACAGCATCCGGCTTCCGAGAGAAAGCCTCCATACGGCGCTTATACCCTATGCTGCGCTTGGACACCTTCGAGGTTATCTCGCAGAGTCGATTCGCAAGTTTGGCTGAAGAAAGCATGACAAAGTCAAGCGGAGCAAAGCTGAATCCGTCGGACCAACCGAGTGTAAGCATGCAGTAGCCTTTGGTAAATCGACCCGTTGTATGGTCAAACACCCGAGCCAATATTCAGCTTTTTTACTCCGATTACGGCTGAGTACAGAATCGTCGACAATGAATACTCGTATACGATTCGCAGAAATGAGCGACTCGAAATGACAAACTACGTGTTGGCTCAGGGCTTGCAGAAATCTACGCCATGCAAAGGAAGAATGATTTAGAAATCGATAGACAACGTCTTTTCCGGGAAGATCATCGCCACGTGAGCTTTCCAGCAAACGAAACCAATTCTTTCCTTCAAAGACAAGGGAGAAAACAATTTGAAAGACCGCGAGACTAGAGAGTCCAAACGATTTGGAGATTCCCGCCTTTCTCAGGAATTTCCCCATTTTAAGGGATGCAAAAAGTTTAGAAAAGCGAGACTGTTCAGACATGGAATGTTGTTGTAACATAGGGTTACACACCTTTCTTGTTGGCATGGTTGGTCGCACTTCCATGATACCAAACAAGAAGGGTGTTTTTTGTCAAGATAAGCCAATGTATTGGATTTATTCTTACTGGCTCTAAGGATTAGATTGATTTTCTAGCTGCGAAAGTTGAGTTAATAATTATAATCATAGGAGGAAATCAGTTGCCCCGATATAATGCCTGGAGTATTCAGACTAAAATCATTTCCGGATTTCTAATTATTATTGGTTGCCTGACCATATCTACAGTTGTCGTACATAGTCAAATATACTCCAAGCAAAATGAGGTAAACGTTATTACGATTCATGACCGTGAAGTTACAAGTCTTACCAACCAGATTGAAAAAAGTGTTCTGGACATGGAGGATGGGGTGCGGGGCTATGTGATTACAGGTGATCCACTCTACCTTGAGCCATATACTCGCGGAAAGACACAGTGGCAAGAATACTTAAATCAATTATATGAAGTCATAGCTACAGATTCATTTGGCATTCAAAGACTGCAAGCAGTTAAGGTTAATATAGAAAACTGGGTCGCACAAAATGTAGATCCCATCATACTAATGAAAAAAAACAATGACGAATCAGGGATAGTTAAATCCTTCAGCAACGGGGCGGGTATGCAACAAGTGGATCAGATCCGCCAGCAGTTTGACACGTTTAGGCAAGATGAGAATCAATCAACAGATAACCGCATCACAGCGCAGAAGAAAAGTAACAATACCTTAATCGCCTTTCTATATATATTTGCTCTAGTTGTTGCCAGCATAGCAATTCTTATCTCTGTAATACTTTCTCGAACTATTCTAAATACGCTGCGGAAAGCAACTTCTACGATTAACGGGATCGCCTTATCCAAAGACAATTTGGAAGAAAGAATTATTGTGAATACAAAGGACGAAATCGGGGATTTGGCGCATGCGACCAATTTGCTTCTGGATAGCCATCAGCATCAGTATTGGATACAGACACAGACTTCTGAATTTGCCGAGATGTACCAGGGAATCGAAGATACCGTTGAATTAGCAGATCGTTTCCTAACAAAAGTGTCAGCTATCTTAAACGGGCAATACGGAGCCATCTACCTCTTTCAGGATGACAAAAGTATATTGATCAAAGCAGCTTCCTATGCGGGTGACGGTACGAACATAGGTAAACAAAGCTTTCGGGTGGGAGATGGCTTAGTTGGACAATGCGCTAAGGAAAAGAAAATCATACACATCAATCAAATTCCTGAAGAATACATCAAGATCGAATCTGGACTGGGTGAGTCCAAGCCTAGACATATACTGCTAGTACCTGTGGTACATCAGGGTAATCTGCAGGCTGTGCTCGAAATTGCTTCTATGGAAGAGTTCAATATGCATCAGCTCCGACTGTTGGATAATCTTCTTTTACCTTTCGCGGCTGCCGCTGAAGTCGTAAGAGCTCGTATGGAAATCGACCGTTTATACTCAGAATCCCAAATTCTTAATAATGAATTGCAGCTGCACGCCAAAGAAACACAGGAGCAAGCAGAAGAACTGCAGGCGCAGTCGGAAGAACTCATGCTGCAGTCAGAAGAACTACAGACTATAAATAATCAACTGCATGAGCAACGCAATCATGCCCAATCAAAGA comes from Paenibacillus sp. 19GGS1-52 and encodes:
- a CDS encoding response regulator → MPRYNAWSIQTKIISGFLIIIGCLTISTVVVHSQIYSKQNEVNVITIHDREVTSLTNQIEKSVLDMEDGVRGYVITGDPLYLEPYTRGKTQWQEYLNQLYEVIATDSFGIQRLQAVKVNIENWVAQNVDPIILMKKNNDESGIVKSFSNGAGMQQVDQIRQQFDTFRQDENQSTDNRITAQKKSNNTLIAFLYIFALVVASIAILISVILSRTILNTLRKATSTINGIALSKDNLEERIIVNTKDEIGDLAHATNLLLDSHQHQYWIQTQTSEFAEMYQGIEDTVELADRFLTKVSAILNGQYGAIYLFQDDKSILIKAASYAGDGTNIGKQSFRVGDGLVGQCAKEKKIIHINQIPEEYIKIESGLGESKPRHILLVPVVHQGNLQAVLEIASMEEFNMHQLRLLDNLLLPFAAAAEVVRARMEIDRLYSESQILNNELQLHAKETQEQAEELQAQSEELMLQSEELQTINNQLHEQRNHAQSKTAEAEEARAEMQLYAEQLVVSSKYKSEFLANMSHELRTPLNSMLVFSQFLKENNNHTLTDDELLYAGYIQDSGNDLLSLINDILDLSKVESGKMELNIDAINLSEMPQIMEQHFSELAARKGLEFTIILHQNTPNLMFTDEQRLQQILKNLISNAIKFTTIGKVEITIQKAIMSTELSEKQIYNSSEIISFAVRDTGLGIPKDKYELIFESFQQADGTIERNYGGTGLGLSISKQLTTLLGGSLLLESEFGVGSIFTLYLPSLPSDFEQFEAAPTVEVVSPPVPVLEIQQYLPSEGNEVFQGKKVLIVDDDKRNAIALTAPLTQRGMQVFVADSGKACISILEKEKMDIILMDIMMPEMNGYQVMDWIRNSLKDLELPIIAVTAKAMKQDREKSLAAGASDYLSKPIQLEQLFSLMSVWLSK